The proteins below are encoded in one region of Penicillium psychrofluorescens genome assembly, chromosome: 4:
- a CDS encoding uncharacterized protein (ID:PFLUO_007261-T1.cds;~source:funannotate) encodes MAAPSNKLASAQSSTPPASGATAVRLEKSHPGVRRSTPDSEALASSDDDGDHIAPTQTTAPQTKPVRRPSWLNEVPLGAQRKPSLPGGPLAAGPSNPASPSGDQAPWATNPSPGLSGGSFNWNQAGGSSSFPWGTGIWNTESRKEPPSRLSEIVPSPTMTNPPLSSGNLAEDMLSPVTRTISGESAIPFSIPLHPTPKTYRSQSYSVGQMDPELLGLMVSKAGTGAPYAGGRSRGPGQMSAVQPRSARPNVLGELGHDPAMLGQLREDEDGDDDDDDDNGADDSNYSASQARTIEQLARENAMLRQAAAGQMDSRFRDRASSSASVTGAAHALHRIHGSVPEESDLAVEDIGELRDIQGYSNMRSNTRRRFSEHSANLEPQFSSFASPLDNRALDNVRKAHWQTSLGFGSLVDVPQSRRHSFADIPVRHPSAGSVDAHAAGARPGMGDREENYDYTNPPMQPQSYYPREQTLRGDGSSGIPASLNQYALSGAYGRQPGLSHAHQNQLLYIVTFKCHRADVFYIQEDTGLQVKAGDLVIVEADRGTDLGTVQHANVSLQKARELKQQYAEEHYKWLMMFSRQGQLEASSVASPTGGIAGLGRSATGGMGPHGPHGVQEPTTDIKPKLIKRLAQNHEILTLRDKEGNEAKAKRVCQQKVAEHRLNMEILDAEFQMDWKKLTFYYFADSYINFNSLVTDLFKIYKTRIWMSAINPASFVTPPSAGLQGPPSGISNPLYNQDGPHADRRHQHDGRAYAGARADVDPGREGIPNPMMLRTNYPESYQPFTQPSRRAEGQSDPFATYSPTSYGPLDTAGYADFPPGGAGSNGAPRMHPAQGEWVNRFQGLSLNS; translated from the exons ATGGCCGCGCCATCGAATAAGCTGGCCTCGGCCCAGTCAAGCACACCACCTGCATCGGGTGCGACAGCTGTCAGGCTAGAGAAGAGCCATCCGGGTGTGCGCCGCTCGACCCCAGACTCGGAAGCGCTGGCCTCATCGGATGATGACGGGGACCATATCGCTCCCACCCAAACCACCGCCCCCCAGACCAAGCCTGTGAGGCGCCCCTCCTGGTTAAACGAGGTGCCACTAGGTGCTCAGCGAAAGCCCTCTCTACCTGGAGGCCCGCTTGCTGCAGGCCCATCCAACCCCGCCAGCCCTTCTGGCGACCAAGCGCCCTGGGCGACAAACCCGAGTCCCGGTCTGAGCGGCGGCTCATTCAACTGGAATCAAGCGGGCGGCAGCAGTTCATTTCCCTGGGGAACTGGTATCTGGAACACCGAATCCCGCAAGGAACCACCGTCTCGTCTGTCAGAAATTGTGCCGTCGCCAACGATGACCAACCCTCCACTATCGAGCGGGAACCTAGCAGAGGACATGCTGAGTCCAGTGACGCGCACTATCTCCGGTGAATCGGCAATTCCATTCTCGATACCGCTTCATCCTACCCCCAAGACCTATCGCTCTCAATCCTATTCTGTCGGTCAGATGGACCCAGAGTTGCTGGGGTTAATGGTCAGCAAGGCAGGGACTGGCGCTCCGTATGCGGGTGGTCGCTCTCGTGGACCAGGTCAAATGTCTGCTGTTCAGCCTCGCTCCGCACGACCCAATGTTCTCGGTGAACTAGGCCATGACCCCGCGATGCTCGGCCAGCTccgagaagacgaagacggcgatgatgatgatgatgatgacaacgGCGCGGACGACAGCAATTACTCCGCAAGCCAGGCGCGCACGATTGAGCAGCTTGCGCGCGAGAATGCCATGTTACGACAAGCTGCAGCAGGTCAAATGGACAGCCGATTCCGGGaccgggcttcttcgtctgccTCCGTCACCGGTGCCGCGCATGCCTTGCATCGCATCCATGGCAGTGTTCCAGAGGAATCGGATCTTGCCGTTGAGGATATAGGAGAGCTGCGCGATATTCAAGGATATAGCAACATGCGCAGCAACACGCGGAGACGGTTCTCTGAGCATTCAGCCAATCTGGAGCCGCAGTTTTCGTCGTTCGCTTCTCCCCTGGACAATCGTGCGCTGGACAATGTCCGCAAGGCTCATTGGCAGACGTCGCTGGGGTTTGGGAGTCTTGTCGACGTGCCTCAGAGCCGTCGCCACTCGTTTGCTGATATCCCAGTCCGGCACCCGTCCGCCGGCTCGGTCGATGCACATGCCGCGGGTGCTCGACCGGGCATGGGAGATCGTGAGGAGAACTATGATTACACTAACCCGCCCATGCAGCCAC AATCCTACTACCCCCGTGAACAAACCTTACGCGGTGATGGTTCATCGGGCATACCGGCTTCCCTTAATCAGTATGCCCTGTCAGGTGCCTATGGCCGTCAGCCAGGCTTGTCGCACGCCCACCAGAACCAACTTCTGTACATCGTAACATTCAAGTGCCACCGTGCAGATGTGTTCTACATCCAAGAAGACACAGGCCTCCAGGTCAAAGCCGGCGACTTGGTTATTGTTGAGGCCGATCGAGGTACAGATTTGGGCACTGTCCAGCATGCGAACGTCTCTCTTCAGAAAGCACGGGAGCTCAAACAGCAATATGCCGAGGAGCATTACAAGTGGCTCATGATGTTTTCTCGACAGGGCCAGCTCGAAGCGTCGAGCGTGGCAAGTCCAACTGGAGGGATAGCAGGTCTGGGTCGAAGTGCCACGGGAGGCATGGGTCCCCATGGTCCGCACGGTGTGCAGGAGCCCACCACGGACATCAAGCCCAAGCTTATCAAGCGCCTGGCGCAGAATCACGAGATTCTGACTCTGCGCGACAAGGAAGGAAACGAGGCGAAAGCCAAACGAGTCTGCCAGCAGAAGGTTGCCGAGCATCGACTCAACatggagatcctcgatgccgagtTCCAGAT GGACTGGAAGAAACTCACATTTTACTACTTCGCGGACTCATACATCAACTTCAACTCGCTCGTCACCGACCTCTTCAAGATATACAAAACCCGCATCTGGATGTCAGCCATCAACCCAGCCTCCTTCGTCACCCCACCCAGCGCGGGCCTCCAAGGTCCGCCGAGCGGGATCAGCAACCCCCTCTACAACCAGGACGGACCGCACGCCGACCGCCGACACCAGCACGATGGCAGAGCCTATGCTGGCGCGCGCGCCGACGTGGATCCTGGCCGCGAGGGAATCCCCAATCCCATGATGCTGCGCACGAATTACCCCGAGTCGTACCAGCCATTCACGCAGCCTTCCCGCCGGGCAGAGGGCCAGTCCGACCCGTTTGCCACTTACTCGCCTACCAGCTACGGCCCCCTCGACACAGCAGGGTACGCCGACTTCCCTCCCGGCGGCGCTGGCTCAAACGGTGCCCCGCGCATGCATCCGGCCCAGGGCGAATGGGTCAATCGCTTCCAGGGCCTATCACTCAATTCCTGA
- a CDS encoding uncharacterized protein (ID:PFLUO_007257-T1.cds;~source:funannotate), producing the protein MSRTYSSDSSQSTVATLFAGPGRASNDTPSVNDNVGFRFVLDNTVQTLSSYNAPKSGAISGLLFVPSLEPRDPCNSITLPWIPSNVTRHEDVWQFGYPILGLAPWVNDECTKSFLAASEKVGIQALIFFQPFSNETGLPPPPNDDLWNLNDRDAWKSDNHYPVYAIPGPAGETLMRELSWFSDGGNMSNVSNSSHPFMDHHAEDSRLFAMIDINDPASQMPSLWGFILAILGTILVLTLIILVLYRVLQRRRRNTLRRRIDAGEVDIEYLALNQIKVPRNVVEELPLYTYPTIESPPAATLAKDNTHSGVAEVNGAIDSATSSVENVVDDAGLKKPELAVTSSAAQTEPEDPKAHYRLSHTQTTCAICLDDFVAGESTVRELPCGHIFDPSCIDPFLMENSSLCPLCKKSVMPSGLCEVQVTNAMVERDDMMRRFRERPARGLRRPTRPDGETAETVQSE; encoded by the exons ATGTCTCGCACGTACTCGTCCGACTCGTCGCAGTCCACGGTGGCCACACTGTTTGCGGGCCCCGGGAGAGCTTCCAACGACACGCCGTCGGTTAAT GATAACGTTGGATTTCGCTTTGTTCTCGACAACACAGTCCAGACACTCTCAAGCTACAATGCGCCGAAATCCGGGGCCATCTCAGGTCTCTTGTTCGTCCCCAGTCTCGAGCCGAGAGACCCATGTAATTCAATCACTTTGCCATGGATTCCATCAAATGTGACTCGCCATGAAGATGTCTGGCAGTTCGGATACCCCATTCTCGGCCTGGCCCCATGGGTGAATGACGAGTGCACAAAATCCTTCTTGGCTGCTTCGGAAAAAGTTGGAATCCAAGCCCTCATCTTTTTCCAACCCTTCAGTAACGAGACGGGattaccaccaccacccaacGACGATTTGTGGAATTTGAATGATCGGGATGCATGGAAATCCGACAATCACTACCCTGTCTATGCGATCCCTGGTCCGGCAGGTGAAACACTGATGCGTGAGCTTTCTTGGTTCTCGGATGGTGGGAACATGAGCAATGTCAGCAATAGTAGCCATCCATTCATGGACCATCATGCGGAGGATAGTAGACTCTTTGCCATGATTGACATCA ATGACCCAGCAAGCCAGATGCCGAGTCTCTGGGGGTTCATCCTGGCTATTCTGGGAACTATTCTGGTGCTTACTCTGATCATCCTGGTCCTCTATCGTGTGTTACAGCGACGGCGGCGGAATACGCTCCGCAGACGTATCGATGCAGGCGAAGTTGACATCGAGTATCTGGCCTTGAATCAGATCAAGGTTCCTCGCAATGTCGTCGAAGAACTGCCGCTTTACACTTATCCCACCATCGAATCACCCCCCGCAGCGACACTGGCCAAGGACAATACGCACTCTGGTGTGGCTGAGGTCAACGGTGCCATCGATTCCGCCACATCCTCTGTTGAGAACGTGGTGGATGATGCTGGTCTGAAGAAGCCCGAGCTTGCGGtgaccagctcggcggcaCAGACTGAGCCTGAAGACCCAAAAGCTCATTATCGACTGAGCCACACGCAAACCACCTGCGCGATCTGTCTTGATGATTTTGTGGCTGGGGAATCCACAGTCAGGGAACTTCCTTGTGGCCACATTTTTGACCCAAGCTGCATTGACCCGTTTCTCATGGAGAACAGCAGCCTATGTCCATTGTGCAAGAAGAGCGTCATGCCGTCGGGCCTGTGCGAGGTGCAAGTGACGAATGCGATGGTTGAACGGGACGATATGATGAGGCGGTTTCGGGAGAGACCCGCACGGGGGTTGCGCCGGCCGACCAGACCAGATGGCGAGACGGCGGAGACTGTACAGAGTGAATAA
- a CDS encoding uncharacterized protein (ID:PFLUO_007263-T1.cds;~source:funannotate) has product MSCSLACTQSHKIYCAPKTSPSHEEPPPLTQSLSDAHGDTPSDQKKRMATPGAIAASPELKDLLQRCPQLRGQLQDTYQTTLEEEWVEWHPPAGRGRSRGGSARRSRGPWTAEKGFNRGLGKVRQLRQRCEAGLETGPGAEGFMQFLALVTQEHNATE; this is encoded by the exons ATGAG TTGTTCGCTGGCCTGCACCCAGTCCCATAAGATATACTGTGCGCCCAAGACGAGCCCGTCGCACGAGGAACCCCCACCTCTGACACAGTCACTGAGCGATGCCCATGGCGACACTCCCTCCGACCAGAAAAAGCGCATGGCCACACCCGGGGCCATCGCGGCATCACCCGAGCTAAAAGACCTGTTGCAGCGCTGCCCGCAGCTTCGCGGTCAGTTGCAAGATACATACCAGACCACactcgaagaagaatgggTCGAATGGCATCCCCCCGCCGGACGCGGCCGCAGCCGGGGAGGATCTGCTCGCCGTAGCAGAGGCCCGTGGACGGCCGAGAAGGGATTCAATCGCGGTCTGGGCAAGGTGCGCCAGCTACGACAGCGCTGTGAGGCCGGGCTGGAGACGGGGCCCGGGGCGGAGGGGTTTATGCAATTTTTGGCGCTGGTCACCCAGGAGCATAATGCGACCGAATGA
- a CDS encoding uncharacterized protein (ID:PFLUO_007259-T1.cds;~source:funannotate) yields the protein MAVPKTMRALQYSKPEHYGLVEVPVPELRENDILIKVKACGVCGTDLHIHEGEFIAQFPLIPGHETVGVVAAVGPKVKGFEVGERVVADNSELCGTCFYCRRGDELFCENFQAHGVTMNGGFAEYCAYPAGRVFKIKNLSDVDATLLEPASCAAHGLDKIAPKMGSSVLIFGAGPTGLVLAQMLRQCGGCHVVVAAPQGLKMDLAKNLGAGDVYVELSRQDPQAQFDKLKAENPYGFDIVIEATGNVKILEDSINYVRRGGKLVVYGVYSSKDRVSWPPSKIFGDEITIIGSFSETYKFPAAIDYLDSGKVKVNGIVNKVFKIDQWAECLESMRNKSAIKAAITFD from the exons ATGGCTGTTCCCAAGACTATGCGTGCTCTCCA ATACTCGAAGCCAGAGCACTATGGCCTCGTTGAGGTCCCTGTGCCtgagctgcgcgagaacGATATTTTG atcaaggtcaaggcGTGCGGTGTCTGCGGCACTGACCTGCATATCCACGAGGGTGAATTTATCGCCCAG TTCCCCCTGATCCCCGGTCATGAGACTGTCGGTGTGGTCGCCGCCGTGGGCCCCAAGGTGAAGGGCTTCGAAGTTGGGGAGCGTGTAGTCGCTGACAACTCTGAGCTGTGCGGCACCTGTTTCTActgccgccgcggcgacgAGCTATTTTGCGAGAACTTTCAGGCTCACGGCGTGACGATGAATGGCGGTTTCGCCGAATACTGCGCGTACCCCGCCGGCCGGGTGttcaagatcaagaaccTGTCCGATGTGGATGCGACGCTGCTGGAGCCGGCATCGTGCGCAGCGCACGGTCTTGATAAGATCGCGCCGAAGATGGGCTCGTCCGTGCTCATCTTCGGTGCTGGACCTACCGGGTTGGTTCTCGCGCAGATGCTCCGCCAGTGCGGTGGCTGCCATGTCGTTGTGGCTGCGCCGCAGGGTCTGAAGATGGACCTTGCGAAGAatcttggtgctggcgaTGTGTATGTTGAGCTGTCACGCCAGGATCCCCAAGCGCAGTTCGACAAGCTCAAGGCCGAGAACCCGTACGGCttcgacatcgtcatcgaGGCTACCGGTAACGTGAAAATCCTCGAGGACTCGATCAACTATGTTCGTCGTGGCGGCAAACTGGTTGTGTACGGCGTGTACTCAAGCAAGGACCGCGTCTCGTGGCCTCCGTCCAAGATCT TCGGTGACGAGatcaccatcatcggcagcTTCTCCGAGACGTACAAGTTCCCCGCTGCTATCGACTACCTGGACTCCGGCAAGGTCAAAGTCAACGGTATTGTCAACAAGGTGTTCAAGATTGACCAGTGGGCCGAGTGCCTGGAGTCGATGCGTAACAAGAGCGCCATCAAGGCTGCCATCACCTTCGACTAA
- a CDS encoding uncharacterized protein (ID:PFLUO_007258-T1.cds;~source:funannotate) — protein sequence MPSAYKSKGKGRDARQSRSRNTTPSTASAPTAAASSIPSYLDNDVTKQIDVANTEYTDLLDLVAGPNIPDSKTLERLVEHLKSLSDMADVRGDTFNAGMREMSQKRKEVVDDQELEREVGERSKLKRETEDDDDVPKGGKLKKRKERASAKDERPLSHGAHDIARQDGAETKVEGAASPISKNSKNAASEGSSSLSPPSMSPNGATMKDEGAAGPGSPGSESGAESHQPEPTPAVPQVQVFGANPLKFDDPTVYHIRDVLADMTDDEKKEIYSVARFPKTDLKDLMAGTPPDKDFSNAKPSNQVSANTFQAYIDPFVRPLTEEDIAWLRDRGDRVTPFINPRRGKKNYRQLWSEEDGLSYDQSQDDKDQLPLNQGRGSIEQLTDDKTETNEVSIGPLLSRLCSLLRYEHRTLPEDNPTSNGDTSGAGGLGGDAMDIDGTNGELETKTESKPHPPATAFRDADPNGFKTSVAKLDHAQLDERAKAELRYIGFLGTDDNPDYDAHFDDEVAERLRLLQNELKKQVITNNARKARILKIAQEHMALLEFTTIQDDLDSQVQQAYLKRTRTMGKSKKGSQAKHRPGGAGGGSHIASAGISRPAVGDAAKIVMDRRKRWGDAFRPIFEDIKTTIPTAGETIFDAATMNEYEKAELEAWDEE from the exons ATGCCTTCCGCATACAAGAGCAAGGGCAAAGGTCGCGACGCGCGGCAGTCGCGAAGCCGCAACACCACCCCATCCACCGCGAGCGCTCCCACGGCCGCAGCGTCATCAATTCCCAGCTATCTGGACAATGATGTGACGAAGCAGATTGATGTAGCCAATACCGAGTATACGGATCTGCTCGACTTGGTGGCCGGACCGAACATCCCCGACTCTAAGACCCTTGAAAGGCTAGTGGAACACCTCAAGTCCCTCAGTGATATGGCAGATGTGCGTGGCGATACATTCAATGCTGGAATGCGTGAGATGTCCCAAAAACGGAAAGAGGTGGTCGATGACCAAGAGCTTGAGCGAGAGGTGGGAGAACGCTCAAAGTTGAAGCGCGAGAcggaggatgacgacgatgtGCCCAAGGGAGGGAAgttgaagaagcgcaaggagcGCGCCAGTGCAAAGGACGAGCGCCCATTGAGCCACGGTGCGCATGATATCGCTCGGCAGGATGGAGCAGAGACGAAGGTCGAGGGAG ctgcttctccaatCTCGAAAAACTCCAAAAACGCAGCCTCCGAAGGCAGTTCGTCTCTTTCACCACCATCCATGTCACCGAACGGCGCAACTATGAAGGATGAAGGTGCAGCCGGACCTGGCTCTCCCGGGTCCGAGTCCGGCGCTGAATCCCACCAGCCTGAACCCACACCGGCAGTACCCCAGGTGCAGGTCTTTGGAGCAAATCCACTCAAGTTCGACGATCCGACTGTTTACCACATCCGTGACGTCCTGGCAGACATGACGGACGACGAGAAAAAGGAGATTTACAGTGTGGCTCGCTTCCCTAAAACCGATCTCAAGGACTTAATGGCGGGTACGCCTCCGGACAAAGACTTCAGCAACGCCAAGCCTTCCAACCAGGTCAGCGCCAATACATTCCAGGCATACATTGATCCTTTCGTTCGGCCTCTTACCGAAGAGGACATTGCCTGGCTCAGAGATAGG GGCGATCGCGTGACTCCCTTTATTAATCCGCGccggggaaagaagaactACCGTCAGCTCTGgtccgaggaagacggaCTTTCTTACGACCAAAGCCAAGACGACAAGGACCAGCTACCTCTAAACCAAGGACGTGGCAGCATCGAGCAACTGACTGACGACAAGACGGAAACTAACGAAGTCTCGATCGGGCCTTTGCTCAGTCGACTATGCTCCCTTCTCCGGTACGAGCATCGCACTCTCCCGGAAGACAACCCTACTTCTAATGGCGACACctccggcgcaggcggcCTGGGAGGTGATGCGATGGACATTGATGGGACGAACGGTGAGCTAGAAACCAAGACTGAGAGCAAACCACACCCTCCGGCAACAGCCTTCCGAGACGCCGACCCTAACGGGTTCAAAACATCCGTGGCAAAGCTCGACCATGCCCAACTGGACGAGCGCGCAAAAGCCGAGCTACGCTACATTGGATTCTTGGGCACAGATGACAACCCGGACTACGACGCACATTTCGACGACGAAGTTGCCGAGCGCCTCCGTCTGCTTCAGAACGAGCTCAAGAAGCAGGTCATTACCAACAACGCGCGCAAGGCCCGCATCCTGAAGATCGCGCAGGAGCACATGGCGCTTCTGGAATTCACTACCATCCAGGACGACCTTGACTCCCAAGTCCAGCAGGCCTATCTCAAACGTACCCGCACTATgggcaagagcaagaagggCTCCCAGGCAAAGCATCGCccaggtggtgctggtggaggtAGCCACATTGCCAGCGCGGGCATTTCTCGCCCCGCTGTCGGAGACGCCGCGAAGATCGTGATGGACCGCCGCAAGCGCTGGGGTGATGCTTTCCGACCTATCTTTGAAGACATCAAAACCACCATCCCCACTGCTGGAGAGACGATTTTCGACGCAGCAACCATGAATGAATACGAAAAGGCGGAATTGGAAGCCTGGGATGAAGAATAA
- a CDS encoding uncharacterized protein (ID:PFLUO_007260-T1.cds;~source:funannotate), which produces MVKPLTFKGDKPRKRKHRDPSDQDKSSSKTLKTDDSPSSAAPAKTTEDDDNPPEDQSWVSADAPSDIAGPIVLVLASDKPSCIASDANGTVFASALENLIADDPGTAEPHDVRQVWVATRVAGTESFSFKGHHGNMAGRYLSSDNYGILSATASAVSHYESFLAIPSPDLPGTFSVQTRGGDSETFLSVKESAKGVEIRGDASALSFDTTVRIRMQARFKPKLRASKESKAYEKISRKELEGIVRRKLDDGDVKRLRRARKEGNFHEEVLDVRVKGKHDKFA; this is translated from the exons ATGGTCAAACCCCTAACATTCAAAGGCGACAAGCCCAGAAAGCGCAAGCATCGCGATCCCTCCGACCAAGACAAATCATCCTCCAAAACTCTCAAAACCGACGactccccctcctccgccgcacCCGCCAAGACcaccgaggacgacgatAACCCGCCCGAAGACCAGAGCTGGGTCTCCGCCGACGCACCGAGCGATATTGCCGGCCCAATCGTGCTAGTCCTCGCGTCAGACAAACCAAGCTGCATCGCCAGCGACGCGAACGGGACCGTTTTCGCGAGCGCGCTGGAGAATCTCATTGCAGATGACCCCGGCACGGCGGAGCCGCATGATGTGCGGCAGGTGTGGGTTGCGACGCGCGTGGCGGGGACGGAGAGTTTTAGTTTCAAGGGGCATCATGGGAA CATGGCTGGCAGATACCTCAGCAGCGACAACTACGGCATCCTAAGCGCCACCGCATCAGCAGTATCGCACTACGAGTCCTTCCTCGCGATTCCATCACCCGACCTGCCGGGGACATTCTCAGTGCAAACACGCGGCGGCGACTCGGAGACATTTCTCAGCGTGAAAGAGTCCGCGAAAGGCGTCGAGATCCGCGGGGACGCGAGCGCGCTCTCGTTCGACACGACGGTGCGCATTCGGATGCAGGCACGGTTTAAGCCGAAGCTCCGCGCGTCGAAGGAGTCCAAGGCTTATGAAAAGATTAGCCGTAAGGAATTGGAGGGGATTGTGCGGAGGAAActtgatgatggggatgtgAAACGGttgaggagggcgaggaaggagGGCAATTTTCATGAGGAGGTGTTGGACGTTAGGGTTAAGGGGAAGCATGATAAGTTTGCTTGA
- a CDS encoding uncharacterized protein (ID:PFLUO_007256-T1.cds;~source:funannotate), translating into MGALKYVEEIQKKKQSDVIRFLLRVRCWELRQLNAIHRASRPSRPDKARRLGYKAKQGYVIYRIRVRRGGRKRPVPKGATYGKPTNHGVNQLKYQRALKATAEERVGRRCANLRVLNSYWINQDSTYKYFEVICVDPQHKAIRRDARINWICKPVHKHRESRGLTATGKKSRGMNKGHRYNNTKAGRRHTWKIHNTQSVWRYR; encoded by the exons ATGGGTGCCCTCAAGTACGTGGAagagatccagaagaagaagcagtCCGACGTGATTCGCTTTCTGCTGCGCGTCCGATGCTGGGAG CTTCGTCAGCTGAACGCCATCCACCGTGCTTCGCGTCCCTCCCGCCCCGACAAGGCCCGCCGCCTCGGCTACAAGGCTAAGCAGGGCTACGTTATCTACCGCATCCGTGTCCGCCGCGGTGGTCGCAAGCGCCCTGTCCCCAAGGGTGCCACCTACGGCAAGCCCACCAACCACGGTGTCAACCAGCTCAAGTACCAGCGTGCCCTCAAGGCCACCGCTGAGGAGCGTGTTGGCCGCCGCTGCGCCAACCTGCGTGTCCTGAACTCGTACTGGATCAACCAGGACTCGACCTACAAGTACTTCGAAGTCATCTGCGTCGACCCCCAGCACAAGGCTATCCGCCGCGATGCTCGCATCAACTGGATTTGCAAGCCTGTCCACAAG CACCGCGAGAGCCGTGGCCTCACTGCCACCGGCAAGAAGTCCCGTGGCATGAACAAGGGCCACCGCTACAACAATACCAAGGCCGGCCGTCGTCACACTTGGAAGATCCACAACACCCAGAGCGTGTGGCGTTACCGTTAA
- a CDS encoding uncharacterized protein (ID:PFLUO_007262-T1.cds;~source:funannotate), giving the protein MSLGTASTAMLRRTLLSARRATSTTESCTRTIKPAAFGAVRGISSTTRLPTLTASESRRRPTVRLHQQRATQTPLSPSSKRTIFIQTENTPNPDALKFIPNHRVLPEDFPTTFLEYLSPRATLAPPHPSPLAAKLLDVEGVTSVFYGADFITVTKASDAQWAHIKPEVFSIITQAVTSGETIVATVENVGAESAQEGGGEDSLVYNEEDDEVVGMIKELLETRIRPAIQEDGGDIELRGFENGIVLLKLRGACRTCDSSTVTLKNGIESMLMHYIEEVKGVEQVMDQEEEISMHEFARFEEKLRQQKGAGATASSPLDNAPQ; this is encoded by the exons ATGTCCCTGGGCACTGCATCAACTGCCATGCTGCGCCGCACACTCCTCAGTGCGCGCCGAGCCACATCCACCACGGAGTCCTGCACCCGCACCATCAAACCTGCAGCGTTCGGCGCGGTTCGCGGCatctccagcaccacccGACTGCCAACCCTGACAGCCTCGGAGAGTCGTCGACGCCCGACCGTCCGTCTACACCAGCAGCGGGCTACACAAACGCCCCTGTCTCCGAGTAGCAAGCGGACGATCTTCATCCAGACCGAAAACACGCCCAACCCAGAT GCTCTCAAATTTATCCCCAACCACCGCGTCCTGCCCGAAGACTTCCCCACCACCTTCCTGGAGTATCTCTCCCCGCGCGCCACGCTCGCTCCGCCGCACCCATCCCCACTGGCCGCCAAGCTCCTCGACGTCGAGGGCGTCACGTCCGTCTTCTACGGCGCGGACTTTATCACCGTCACCAAGGCCAGCGATGCGCAGTGGGCGCATATCAAACCCGAGGTGTTCAGCATCATCACGCAGGCCGTGACGTCGGGCGAGACGATCGTCGCCACGGTTGAGAATGTCGGCGCCGAGAGCGCGCAGGaaggcggtggtgaggactCGCTTGTGTAcaatgaggaggatgatgaagtcGTGGGCATGATCAAGGAGTTGCTGGAGACGCGGATTCGGCCGGCGATccaggaagatggcgggGATATCGAGCTCCGCGGGTTCGAGAATGGTATTGTGTTGCTGAAGCTACGGGGCGCGTGTCGGACGTGCGACTCAAGCACGGTGACGTTGAAGAATGGGATTGAATCGATGCTGATGCATTAC ATTGAGGAGGTCAAGGGTGTTGAGCAGGTCATGGACCAAGAAGAGGAGATCAGCATGCATGAGTTTGCCCGGTTTGAGGAGAAGTTACGCCAGCAGAAGGGTGCTGGGGCGACGGCCAGTAGCCCGCTGGACAATGCACCGCAGTAG